A genomic window from Pelagicoccus albus includes:
- a CDS encoding glycoside hydrolase family 30 protein yields the protein MNTVHCFKFLRVGAFFSALISSLSAETSVEVWVTDEDLERRLDRLEDVSFNASEEDASLVVSVDESQVYQEIDGWGVSLTGASSWLLTEQLSQEKREEVMENLFGPEGIGLTMLRQTMGASDFNREIYSYSDGEADPDLDRFSIDPDREYILPRLKEALAINPQVKVMASPWSPPGWMKTSGNMIGGTLSNEHYQSNADYFVRFIQAYEAEGIPIYAVTPQNEPGYSPAHYPGMILTKTQQIRFIGENLGPTLEASGLGRVKIICHDHNYDGVDIPRSILASSAGEYVAGSGFHHYGGPIQAMSELQSEYPEKGIWFTEGGFGEWNDHFDNMAHEMIEIPRNWAKAIVLWNAALDENSGPSVIGDDNPNEGMLMIRSDQMNQVTYHAQYYLLGHLSKFVRPGAVRIASPSWIGDVETVAFRNLDGSKVLVAANRSYTDRSIRVEWMGESFGYALPARSMMTFRWNETGPDWYTRLEVTRNRGESSGFLCEIEIDTSKAGPMFDVEQSFDFGLSGWSRSSVEKIEELGTIQKWIAESEDGVSQAFFRVNRWR from the coding sequence ATGAATACGGTGCATTGTTTTAAGTTTTTGAGAGTTGGAGCGTTTTTCTCTGCGCTGATTTCAAGTCTATCAGCGGAAACCTCGGTCGAGGTTTGGGTAACCGATGAGGATCTCGAGAGAAGATTGGATCGGCTCGAGGATGTCTCTTTCAATGCGTCGGAGGAAGACGCGTCGCTCGTTGTCAGTGTAGATGAGAGCCAAGTATATCAAGAAATCGATGGCTGGGGAGTTTCGCTGACCGGTGCTTCTTCATGGTTGCTGACGGAGCAACTGAGCCAGGAAAAGCGTGAGGAAGTGATGGAGAATCTGTTCGGCCCCGAGGGGATTGGCTTGACGATGCTACGGCAGACGATGGGGGCCTCGGACTTTAATCGAGAAATCTACAGTTACAGCGATGGAGAAGCGGATCCCGATCTAGATAGGTTCTCGATAGATCCGGATCGTGAATACATTTTGCCAAGATTGAAGGAAGCGTTGGCGATTAACCCGCAAGTAAAGGTGATGGCTTCTCCTTGGAGTCCTCCGGGCTGGATGAAGACCTCCGGAAATATGATAGGTGGAACTTTGAGCAACGAACATTATCAGTCCAATGCTGACTATTTCGTGAGATTTATACAGGCCTACGAGGCGGAGGGGATACCAATTTATGCGGTTACGCCACAAAACGAACCTGGATATTCGCCAGCCCATTATCCGGGCATGATACTGACCAAGACGCAACAGATCCGATTTATCGGGGAAAATCTGGGGCCCACTTTAGAAGCCTCCGGATTAGGTAGGGTGAAAATAATTTGCCACGATCACAACTACGATGGCGTCGATATTCCTAGGTCTATTTTAGCGTCATCGGCTGGTGAATACGTAGCGGGTTCTGGGTTTCATCATTACGGTGGACCTATCCAGGCGATGAGTGAGCTGCAAAGTGAGTATCCTGAAAAAGGAATCTGGTTTACGGAAGGAGGGTTTGGTGAGTGGAATGATCATTTTGACAATATGGCTCATGAGATGATAGAAATTCCAAGAAATTGGGCCAAGGCGATTGTGCTTTGGAATGCGGCCTTAGATGAGAATAGTGGCCCGTCCGTCATCGGAGATGACAACCCGAATGAAGGGATGCTGATGATACGCTCGGACCAGATGAATCAAGTGACGTATCACGCCCAGTATTACCTCTTGGGCCACCTTAGTAAATTTGTGCGACCGGGGGCTGTTCGCATCGCGAGCCCGAGTTGGATAGGAGACGTGGAAACGGTGGCATTTCGAAATCTGGATGGATCAAAGGTCCTTGTAGCAGCCAATCGTAGCTACACGGATCGGAGTATTCGCGTGGAATGGATGGGCGAGAGCTTTGGCTATGCCCTGCCTGCTCGAAGTATGATGACCTTCCGGTGGAATGAAACAGGCCCTGACTGGTATACACGGCTGGAAGTAACGCGAAATAGGGGAGAGTCTTCAGGCTTTTTGTGCGAAATCGAAATCGACACTTCTAAGGCAGGTCCGATGTTTGACGTCGAGCAATCGTTCGATTTTGGCTTGTCTGGGTGGTCGAGAAGTTCGGTGGAAAAAATCGAAGAACTTGGCACGATCCAAAAGTGGATAGCAGAGAGTGAGGACGGTGTCTCTCAGGCTTTCTTCAGGGTGAACCGCTGGCGTTAG
- a CDS encoding TonB-dependent siderophore receptor yields the protein MSNCTNIRRLLRVMPLVASVGFSLSYAQESEDPEEEIHELSPFTVDASDDQGYRATNTISGTRLNSAIKDIPMPIEVVTEEFLRDTGSSDLRESLRYSSGILLESQNDFSSPGGEASQTPGKVNNPSGLSGTAYRTSFKIRGFQTDSVLRDGFRRRHSTDSVNIQRVEVVRGPASLLYGVGNFGGVINYLVKQPSAEREGSVSVTMGSDDLKRTTFDYTDGLNEKGTLAFRVSGAYQDVGSFTDFDTEEHWFIAPILSYRPWEGTEILVDGEFGKQERDGIGWKSLRSVASNFINWDGGEAGGFLEVDGRDPKTFRWSGPDTYNHNESSNLELKLTQKLMENMYFLVGANSSSFDYEQRDNLASLELASNRSQAPDWAIGDVNFEAISPEAVGITTGVQPAVIAYQWEDKKEYNTTDQIRAELNYSFSLFEEKSELFGFQGDLLFGYTDTTEEREFHTFGTPGDGANFHNPTDPSYFRFGIQGDGVTTDVVMREQRNERFETSNDAFYGVFQGRFLDERLMLIAGARRDWTSNLTEIQNPQYRVDGSVGGSLDTVLTASEETSETTYQSGVSFRINKAISLYAMSSEGVQPNFAGYVDFRGVPITAALAKNEEFGLKFELFDGKLSGTFSKFDITRKRSPVGNPSSVWYAPVLTDANRFDPNSPIVYNISQWNPENGGAFQSALAAQDQWYDAVAAGSIYQATNSAGSTNWYVNASSAEGAAFMDAYTAATYTTGELGWHGWIYDQDSLTNNATLDYNGGSPPGPIGNTAVALGSDASTGWDTQFVYSPTEELQIVVSWAHTEKKVINAGGWIEYPYPEDRWAVWYSPHTWAGLGGLPIDEVYTDWTDTSTRISAGTGLALDDTPEDQGSLWANYSFSEGSRLDGFSFAIGASYEGPRQYFSGITHGGGAIIPDEDGDPLTLYTDSRFQLDAMLKYRFLIGENVASVQLNVNNVEDTQKLFGHVYQAPRSWRVSFDYDF from the coding sequence ATGTCTAACTGCACTAATATTCGTCGATTGCTGCGTGTGATGCCCCTCGTCGCTTCAGTCGGCTTCAGTTTGAGCTATGCTCAAGAGAGTGAGGATCCTGAAGAAGAAATCCATGAACTCTCACCTTTCACCGTGGATGCGAGCGATGACCAAGGTTACCGCGCTACCAACACGATTTCGGGAACTCGACTGAATTCGGCGATCAAGGATATTCCTATGCCGATCGAAGTGGTGACCGAAGAGTTCCTTCGCGACACAGGTTCGAGCGACTTGCGGGAATCGCTTCGTTACAGCTCCGGGATTTTGCTTGAGAGTCAAAATGACTTTAGCTCGCCCGGAGGGGAAGCCTCGCAGACGCCGGGCAAGGTAAACAACCCCTCGGGACTCTCTGGAACTGCATATAGGACAAGCTTTAAGATTCGCGGTTTTCAGACTGACTCGGTCCTTAGAGACGGATTTAGGCGGCGTCATTCGACGGATTCGGTAAACATTCAGAGAGTCGAAGTTGTCCGGGGGCCTGCCTCTCTCCTCTATGGAGTGGGGAATTTTGGAGGTGTGATAAACTATCTGGTCAAGCAACCATCGGCGGAGCGCGAAGGCTCTGTTTCCGTAACCATGGGTTCGGATGACCTGAAGCGTACGACCTTTGACTACACCGATGGTCTGAACGAGAAGGGCACACTCGCATTCAGGGTGAGTGGAGCGTATCAGGATGTTGGATCATTCACGGATTTCGATACGGAAGAGCACTGGTTTATTGCTCCGATTCTTAGCTATCGCCCATGGGAGGGTACAGAAATTCTGGTAGACGGAGAGTTCGGAAAGCAAGAGCGAGACGGGATAGGCTGGAAGAGTCTGCGATCGGTGGCGAGCAACTTCATCAATTGGGATGGTGGCGAGGCAGGGGGCTTTCTTGAGGTCGATGGCCGTGATCCCAAGACCTTTCGTTGGAGCGGTCCCGATACCTATAACCACAACGAGTCCTCCAACTTGGAGCTCAAGCTAACGCAGAAGCTCATGGAGAACATGTATTTTCTCGTGGGGGCCAACAGTTCATCATTCGACTACGAACAGCGTGACAATTTGGCTTCGCTCGAGTTGGCTAGCAATCGTTCGCAAGCTCCCGACTGGGCGATTGGCGATGTGAACTTCGAGGCCATCAGCCCCGAGGCGGTTGGAATCACGACAGGAGTTCAGCCGGCGGTTATCGCTTACCAGTGGGAAGATAAGAAGGAGTACAATACGACGGACCAGATTCGAGCGGAATTAAACTACAGCTTTAGCTTGTTCGAAGAAAAAAGCGAGCTGTTCGGGTTTCAGGGAGATTTGCTTTTTGGATACACTGACACCACTGAAGAAAGGGAATTTCACACTTTTGGCACGCCTGGAGATGGAGCGAATTTCCACAACCCTACGGATCCGAGCTATTTCCGATTTGGAATCCAAGGCGACGGCGTGACGACTGACGTCGTAATGCGTGAGCAGCGCAATGAACGATTTGAGACCAGCAACGACGCGTTTTATGGTGTCTTTCAGGGGCGTTTTCTTGACGAGCGCTTAATGCTTATCGCAGGGGCCCGCCGAGATTGGACATCGAATCTGACCGAGATTCAGAACCCGCAGTATCGAGTGGATGGTTCAGTCGGGGGAAGTTTGGATACAGTACTTACTGCCTCGGAGGAGACGTCTGAGACGACTTACCAGAGCGGAGTGAGCTTCAGGATCAACAAAGCAATCTCGCTTTACGCCATGAGTTCAGAAGGGGTTCAGCCTAACTTCGCGGGCTATGTCGATTTCAGGGGTGTGCCCATCACCGCAGCACTGGCGAAGAACGAAGAGTTCGGGCTAAAGTTTGAGCTGTTCGATGGTAAGCTCTCTGGTACCTTCAGCAAATTCGATATTACTCGGAAACGTTCGCCGGTAGGCAATCCAAGTAGCGTCTGGTATGCACCCGTACTTACCGATGCGAATCGTTTCGATCCGAATAGCCCCATCGTATACAACATAAGCCAATGGAATCCAGAAAATGGAGGCGCCTTCCAGTCGGCGTTGGCGGCTCAGGATCAGTGGTACGATGCAGTGGCAGCAGGATCGATCTACCAGGCTACAAATTCAGCCGGTTCGACCAATTGGTACGTGAACGCGTCTAGCGCGGAGGGGGCAGCGTTTATGGATGCCTACACGGCGGCAACCTACACTACTGGAGAGTTGGGGTGGCATGGGTGGATCTATGATCAAGATAGTCTGACGAACAATGCTACGCTCGACTACAATGGAGGCAGCCCTCCAGGCCCGATAGGAAACACAGCGGTGGCTCTGGGCTCGGACGCATCGACTGGTTGGGATACGCAATTTGTTTATTCCCCGACCGAAGAACTGCAGATTGTCGTGAGCTGGGCTCACACCGAAAAGAAGGTTATAAATGCGGGTGGATGGATAGAGTATCCATATCCTGAAGACCGTTGGGCGGTTTGGTATTCGCCGCACACTTGGGCTGGTCTTGGGGGGCTTCCTATCGATGAGGTCTACACCGACTGGACCGATACTTCTACTCGAATAAGCGCGGGCACAGGCTTGGCTCTCGATGATACTCCGGAGGACCAGGGGAGCCTTTGGGCAAACTACTCGTTTAGTGAAGGTTCTCGTTTGGACGGATTCAGTTTTGCCATCGGCGCTTCCTACGAGGGCCCTCGCCAGTATTTCTCTGGAATCACTCATGGAGGGGGAGCGATTATTCCTGACGAGGATGGTGATCCGCTTACCCTCTACACAGATTCCCGCTTCCAACTGGATGCGATGCTAAAGTACCGATTTCTCATCGGTGAAAACGTCGCTTCCGTCCAGTTGAATGTGAACAATGTGGAAGACACCCAGAAGCTGTTTGGCCATGTCTATCAGGCTCCAAGATCTTGGAGGGTTTCTTTTGATTATGATTTCTGA
- a CDS encoding glycoside hydrolase family 30 protein, translating into MKTPIISALAIALAACSMNVNAKEPKKSTWTEVIPYATAKDTDLRLTEQKALSFEPFGQPLETEAMIWLDTTHTFQSFVGVGAAITDAAAETFAKLPADKQEALLSAYFDPAEGIGYTLARTHIASCDFSSSMYDYVDEGDASLDSFDVSLDERYRIPMIKRAMEVAGDDLKLYASPWSPPAWMKDSGNRLRGGKLLPEFRDAWARHFVKFIEEYESRGMPMWGLTVQNEPMAVQTWESCVFTAEEERDFVRDHLGPALESAGMSDKKLIVWDHNRDLIYQRASTILNDAEAAKYVWGVGFHWYEPWTGGDMQFYNLQQVAESYPDFKLVFTEGCAESFDATRWDAWELGERYGHSMVSDFKAGTVAWTDWNILLNERGGPNHVGNYCFAPVHANTNEGELIFTNSYYYIGHFSKFIKPGAKRIASSSSRDQIREVAFLNPDGSLALVVLNETEEPLEFRILIDGNAAKTTSLPRSISTYILR; encoded by the coding sequence ATGAAAACCCCGATTATTAGCGCTCTGGCGATAGCCTTAGCGGCCTGTTCTATGAACGTGAACGCAAAAGAACCGAAGAAATCGACTTGGACCGAGGTCATTCCTTATGCCACGGCTAAGGATACCGATCTTCGACTGACGGAGCAAAAGGCCTTGAGTTTCGAGCCGTTTGGCCAACCGCTCGAAACGGAAGCCATGATCTGGCTAGATACGACCCACACATTCCAAAGTTTTGTTGGAGTGGGGGCTGCCATCACCGATGCGGCAGCGGAGACTTTTGCGAAATTGCCAGCTGACAAGCAGGAAGCGCTTTTAAGTGCCTACTTTGATCCGGCGGAGGGGATAGGATACACCCTGGCACGCACGCACATCGCAAGCTGCGATTTCTCTAGTTCGATGTACGATTATGTCGATGAGGGCGATGCGTCTTTGGACAGTTTTGATGTAAGCCTGGACGAGCGCTACCGGATACCGATGATTAAGCGAGCCATGGAGGTGGCTGGAGACGATCTCAAGCTCTACGCTAGCCCTTGGTCCCCCCCCGCATGGATGAAAGATAGCGGAAACCGATTGAGGGGCGGGAAGTTGTTGCCCGAGTTTAGGGATGCTTGGGCCCGGCACTTCGTTAAGTTTATCGAGGAGTACGAATCCCGTGGTATGCCAATGTGGGGGCTAACTGTTCAAAATGAACCCATGGCCGTGCAGACTTGGGAATCATGCGTATTCACGGCCGAAGAAGAGCGAGACTTTGTACGCGATCATCTTGGGCCTGCCTTGGAGTCTGCAGGAATGAGCGACAAAAAGCTTATCGTTTGGGATCATAACCGAGATTTGATCTACCAGAGGGCGAGCACGATCTTGAATGATGCAGAAGCCGCCAAATACGTTTGGGGAGTAGGCTTCCACTGGTATGAGCCGTGGACAGGTGGAGATATGCAATTCTACAATCTTCAGCAGGTCGCAGAATCGTATCCAGATTTTAAGCTCGTTTTTACCGAGGGTTGTGCTGAGAGCTTCGATGCGACTCGCTGGGATGCTTGGGAGCTGGGTGAGCGTTACGGGCATTCGATGGTGAGCGACTTCAAGGCAGGTACCGTAGCCTGGACGGACTGGAATATTCTACTCAACGAAAGGGGAGGGCCTAACCATGTCGGCAACTACTGTTTCGCTCCGGTCCACGCTAACACAAATGAGGGGGAGCTGATATTTACTAACTCATATTATTACATTGGCCACTTTTCCAAATTCATAAAGCCCGGGGCTAAGCGCATAGCTAGCTCGTCGTCCCGCGACCAAATTCGAGAAGTCGCGTTTTTGAATCCTGATGGAAGCTTAGCTCTGGTCGTTCTCAACGAAACCGAGGAGCCACTTGAGTTCAGGATTTTGATAGATGGAAACGCGGCGAAAACTACGAGTCTGCCACGCTCCATCAGCACCTATATCTTGCGGTAG